Proteins encoded in a region of the Flavobacteriaceae bacterium HL-DH10 genome:
- a CDS encoding queuosine precursor transporter — translation MTLKDKLAAQRIYILLGALFITSLVVSNLIFQKFFYWYPFDIEIFGNKLFEISVGILPYPITFLITDLISEIYGKKRANDVVITGIFASLFSLLIIYTASNVPATSWSYVKDHMFNTVFGNSAIAVFASMLTYLFAQFVDIQIYHFWKRLTKGKHLWLRNNFSTWFSQFVDTLTIVTLLCSFGIIDWVNFKGLLISGFLFKVIIAACDTPFLYLGVYLFRKRFNLKVNEEIDLL, via the coding sequence ATGACATTAAAAGATAAACTTGCTGCACAACGTATTTACATCCTTTTAGGTGCTTTATTTATAACCTCGTTAGTAGTTTCGAACTTAATTTTTCAAAAATTCTTTTATTGGTATCCGTTCGATATTGAAATTTTTGGAAATAAGCTTTTTGAAATCTCCGTTGGTATTTTACCTTATCCCATTACCTTTTTAATAACCGATTTGATAAGTGAGATTTACGGTAAAAAACGTGCTAACGATGTTGTTATTACTGGTATTTTCGCTTCTTTATTTTCACTTCTAATTATTTATACCGCTAGTAATGTGCCAGCAACCTCATGGTCTTACGTAAAAGACCACATGTTTAATACCGTTTTTGGTAATTCGGCAATTGCTGTTTTTGCAAGTATGCTTACCTATTTATTTGCACAATTTGTAGATATACAAATTTATCATTTCTGGAAACGCTTAACCAAAGGCAAGCATTTATGGTTACGAAATAATTTTTCAACCTGGTTTTCCCAGTTTGTAGATACTTTAACCATAGTAACACTTCTTTGTTCTTTTGGTATTATTGATTGGGTAAACTTTAAAGGCTTACTTATAAGTGGATTTCTTTTTAAAGTTATTATTGCTGCCTGTGACACGCCTTTTTTATATTTAGGCGTGTATTTATTCAGAAAACGTTTCAACTTAAAAGTGAATGAAGAAATAGATTTACTCTAA
- a CDS encoding class I SAM-dependent methyltransferase has protein sequence MTKKIKTPWPTKDAMNQIYDMHLWGGNQFDFYSGAGSHNPEIINPYLKVIIAFLESHNNTLVVCDLGCGDFNIGKQLTKYAKKYIAVDIVESLINRNKTLYKANNLEFYCLDIIEDELPSGDCIILRQVLQHLSNKDIEDITKKLSAYKYIILTEHIPLGDFTPNKDIISGQGIRIKQNSGVNILKSPFNLKIKEQKQLNEYVLENGKGRILTTLFRVF, from the coding sequence GTGACAAAAAAAATAAAGACGCCTTGGCCAACCAAAGATGCCATGAACCAGATTTACGACATGCATCTTTGGGGAGGAAACCAATTCGATTTTTATTCTGGCGCAGGTTCACATAATCCAGAAATTATAAATCCCTATTTAAAAGTTATTATAGCATTTTTAGAATCTCACAATAACACCTTAGTGGTTTGCGATTTAGGTTGTGGCGATTTTAATATTGGAAAACAACTCACTAAATATGCGAAAAAGTATATTGCTGTAGATATTGTTGAAAGCCTTATAAACAGAAACAAAACATTATACAAAGCAAACAATTTAGAGTTTTATTGTTTAGATATTATAGAAGATGAACTTCCATCTGGAGACTGTATTATATTACGACAAGTATTACAGCATTTGTCTAATAAAGACATAGAAGATATAACAAAAAAATTAAGCGCTTACAAATACATTATTCTAACAGAACACATCCCGCTGGGAGACTTTACACCTAACAAAGACATTATTTCTGGGCAAGGTATTAGAATAAAACAAAACAGTGGTGTTAATATATTAAAGTCTCCTTTTAATTTAAAAATTAAAGAACAAAAACAACTTAATGAATATGTTCTAGAAAATGGAAAAGGACGAATTTTGACGACTTTGTTTAGAGTATTTTAA
- a CDS encoding DUF1573 domain-containing protein, producing MKKVILLSFALLGMTTISIAQTAAKTTPIEKTVTNKDGAKIKFETETIDYGTIENNSDGNREFKFTNTGNAPLVITNAKGSCGCTVPTWPKEPIAPGASSVIKVKYATNRTGAFSKSVTLISNAVNAPTKVLHIKGKVNPPVVEAEK from the coding sequence ATGAAAAAAGTAATTTTATTAAGCTTTGCTTTACTTGGTATGACAACCATAAGTATTGCCCAAACCGCTGCAAAAACAACACCTATTGAAAAAACTGTTACTAATAAAGATGGTGCTAAAATTAAATTTGAAACAGAAACTATAGATTACGGAACTATAGAGAATAATTCTGATGGAAATAGAGAATTTAAATTCACTAATACAGGTAATGCCCCTTTAGTAATTACAAATGCCAAAGGATCTTGTGGATGTACTGTTCCTACTTGGCCTAAAGAACCTATTGCTCCAGGAGCATCTTCTGTAATTAAAGTAAAATATGCTACTAACAGAACAGGAGCTTTTTCAAAAAGCGTTACTTTAATTTCAAATGCCGTTAATGCACCTACAAAAGTACTTCATATAAAAGGTAAAGTTAATCCTCCTGTTGTAGAGGCTGAAAAATAA
- the folK gene encoding 2-amino-4-hydroxy-6-hydroxymethyldihydropteridine diphosphokinase: MVKPTTYYIALGSNKGDKLKNLQDAVDVIYMRIGNIKLISKVYKSPAFGFESDDFLNCCLVLESDFQPQEVLDNLLDIETQLGRTRSEDAGYEARTIDLDIVLAEDEIIDTKTLQVPHPEMSKRKFVLLPLSDIAPKVKHPKFEKEVSVLLNESEDTSVLEPIKIGLKNPNMACNLAKYNYIAIEGNIGAGKTSLATKIAQDFNAKLILERFADNPFLPKFYEDPQRYSFPLEMSFLADRYQQISDDLSQLDLFKDFIVSDYDVFKSLIFSKITLQDDEFMLYRKLFYLMYKELRKPDLYVYLYQNTERLQANIKKRGRDYEQNIADDYLEKINTGYLEFLKTQTDFNVKIIDVSDRDFLQNRADYLWVLSEICGE; this comes from the coding sequence ATGGTGAAACCAACAACATATTATATAGCATTAGGAAGTAATAAAGGCGATAAATTGAAAAATTTACAAGACGCCGTAGATGTTATTTATATGCGTATAGGGAATATTAAACTGATTTCTAAAGTTTATAAATCGCCAGCTTTTGGGTTTGAAAGTGACGATTTCCTTAATTGTTGTTTGGTTTTAGAAAGTGATTTTCAACCTCAAGAGGTGCTTGATAATTTGCTGGATATTGAAACTCAATTGGGAAGAACACGAAGTGAAGATGCTGGTTACGAAGCCAGAACTATAGATTTGGATATTGTTTTAGCTGAAGATGAAATTATCGATACTAAAACCTTGCAAGTGCCACATCCTGAAATGAGTAAGCGCAAGTTCGTGTTGTTGCCGCTTAGCGATATCGCTCCAAAAGTAAAGCATCCAAAATTTGAAAAAGAGGTATCTGTTTTATTAAATGAAAGTGAAGATACATCGGTTTTAGAGCCTATTAAAATCGGGTTAAAAAACCCAAATATGGCTTGCAATTTAGCGAAGTATAATTACATCGCAATTGAAGGTAATATAGGTGCTGGAAAAACCAGTTTAGCAACGAAAATAGCACAGGATTTTAATGCGAAACTGATTTTAGAACGCTTTGCCGACAATCCGTTTTTGCCAAAGTTTTACGAAGATCCTCAACGTTATTCGTTTCCTTTAGAAATGTCTTTTCTTGCAGATCGGTATCAGCAAATTTCTGACGATTTATCGCAACTCGATTTATTTAAAGATTTTATTGTAAGTGATTATGATGTGTTTAAATCACTCATATTCTCTAAAATCACCTTGCAAGATGATGAGTTTATGTTGTACCGAAAACTCTTTTATTTAATGTATAAAGAGTTGCGGAAACCAGATTTATACGTGTATTTATATCAAAATACAGAACGCTTACAAGCCAATATTAAAAAGCGCGGACGCGATTATGAGCAAAATATTGCCGATGATTACCTTGAAAAAATAAACACAGGCTATTTAGAGTTTTTAAAAACACAAACCGATTTTAACGTTAAAATTATTGATGTTTCTGATAGAGACTTTCTTCAAAACCGAGCCGATTATTTATGGGTTTTGAGTGAGATTTGCGGGGAGTGA
- a CDS encoding glycosyl hydrolase family 28 protein: MRPFLALISIVVFFNCKNDTISGVDYSKLESIPTKEQVGQLVLPDTIAPVSAPFEMPAFEKPTFPDRSINILDRDADTSKLVTTHIQNSIDELSALGGGTVVIPQGQWKTGRIALKSNVNLHLEDGAVLTFSTDVKDYQPAVFTRVESLEVMSLASCIYANNQENIAITGKGKLIGPYNGEIKARSYTKAIESLVNLNKPARERIHDGSKEDWILPPKFISPINCKKVYIEGISLENTAFWNIVPVYCDNVIIRGVSVNSVGIPRGDGIDIESSKNVLIEYCTLSTGDDAFTMKSGRGEDGLKVNKATENIVVRYCLALKGHGGVTCGSETAGTIRNLYVHDCVFDGTGVGIRFKTRRPRGGGGENLYYDRIRMNLKATCIKWDMLGTPAYVGELAERLPIRDVNSLTPFYKNISISNIIIENGTHFLKVYGIPESPLTNLTIDNVDANCSNLIIINDAKNINIKNTSIKTPDSLINVLNGTNIAFENVLFNLNGAELKTKNITGKVNDITFKDCEFK; the protein is encoded by the coding sequence ATGAGACCTTTTCTTGCCTTAATTTCAATTGTAGTATTTTTTAATTGTAAAAACGACACTATTTCTGGAGTAGATTATAGTAAACTTGAATCAATCCCTACCAAAGAACAAGTAGGACAATTGGTTTTACCAGACACGATTGCTCCTGTATCTGCTCCTTTTGAAATGCCTGCATTTGAAAAACCTACGTTTCCAGATAGAAGCATCAATATTTTAGATCGAGATGCTGATACCTCAAAATTGGTTACAACCCATATTCAAAATTCGATAGATGAACTAAGTGCATTAGGTGGCGGAACAGTTGTTATACCTCAAGGCCAATGGAAAACAGGGCGTATTGCTTTAAAAAGCAATGTCAATCTACATCTTGAAGATGGTGCTGTATTAACATTTAGTACCGATGTAAAAGATTATCAGCCCGCTGTATTTACGCGTGTTGAAAGCTTAGAGGTTATGTCGCTTGCGTCTTGTATTTATGCCAACAACCAAGAAAATATAGCCATTACGGGAAAAGGAAAACTCATAGGGCCTTACAATGGCGAAATAAAAGCACGTTCATATACGAAAGCCATTGAAAGCCTTGTAAATTTAAACAAACCTGCTAGAGAACGTATTCATGACGGATCAAAAGAAGACTGGATACTTCCACCAAAATTCATATCGCCTATTAATTGCAAAAAGGTGTATATAGAAGGTATTTCTTTAGAAAATACAGCATTCTGGAATATTGTCCCCGTGTATTGCGACAATGTCATTATAAGAGGGGTTTCTGTAAATTCTGTAGGCATTCCTCGTGGTGATGGTATCGATATAGAATCCTCAAAAAATGTCCTTATTGAATATTGCACGTTAAGTACTGGCGACGACGCATTTACCATGAAATCTGGACGTGGTGAAGATGGTTTAAAAGTAAATAAAGCTACCGAAAACATTGTAGTTCGCTACTGTCTAGCATTAAAGGGACATGGTGGTGTAACTTGCGGAAGCGAAACAGCAGGAACGATTCGTAATTTATATGTACACGATTGTGTATTTGATGGCACTGGTGTAGGTATCCGATTTAAAACCAGACGACCAAGAGGCGGCGGTGGCGAAAATTTGTATTATGATAGAATCCGAATGAACCTTAAAGCTACATGTATTAAATGGGATATGTTAGGCACACCTGCTTATGTTGGCGAATTAGCAGAAAGATTACCCATAAGAGACGTAAATAGCTTAACTCCTTTTTACAAAAATATTAGCATATCGAATATTATTATTGAAAATGGCACACATTTTTTAAAAGTATACGGCATTCCAGAATCACCGCTAACAAACTTAACCATAGATAATGTAGATGCAAACTGCTCTAATCTTATTATTATAAATGATGCTAAAAATATAAACATTAAAAATACCAGTATAAAAACACCAGATTCTTTAATAAATGTTCTTAATGGTACAAATATAGCTTTTGAAAATGTGCTATTTAATTTGAATGGTGCTGAGTTAAAAACAAAAAATATAACTGGAAAAGTTAACGATATTACTTTTAAAGATTGTGAATTTAAATAG
- a CDS encoding YqaE/Pmp3 family membrane protein, which translates to MRYILALFLPWLSLMLQGKIGAGIVCLILQITFIGWIPASIWAISALNRMYADRRTNKIVSAIKNK; encoded by the coding sequence ATGAGATATATTTTAGCATTATTTCTTCCTTGGCTTTCTCTAATGCTTCAGGGAAAAATTGGAGCAGGAATTGTTTGTTTAATCCTGCAAATTACATTTATTGGTTGGATTCCTGCAAGTATTTGGGCAATATCAGCTTTGAATAGAATGTATGCGGACAGAAGAACTAACAAAATAGTTTCCGCAATAAAAAACAAATAG
- a CDS encoding RNA methyltransferase, whose product MRKLKNNELDRLSVDAFKDAKKTPIIIVLDNIRSLNNIGSVFRSSDAFLIEKIYLCGITAIPPHKDIHKTALGSTETVDWEYAENTIDLIEKLKSENVKICSIEQAENATMLNDFKPEADSTYALVFGNEVKGVAQDVVSTSDVVIEIPQFGTKHSLNISVSAGIVIWDIFSKLKS is encoded by the coding sequence ATGCGGAAACTGAAAAATAACGAATTAGATAGATTAAGTGTTGATGCTTTTAAAGACGCAAAAAAGACACCCATTATTATTGTTCTAGACAACATTAGAAGTTTAAACAATATTGGTTCGGTATTTAGAAGCAGTGACGCCTTTTTAATTGAAAAGATTTATCTCTGCGGAATAACAGCAATCCCGCCACATAAAGACATACACAAAACAGCTTTAGGCAGTACCGAAACCGTAGATTGGGAATATGCTGAAAACACCATAGATTTAATTGAAAAATTAAAATCTGAAAACGTTAAAATATGTTCTATAGAACAAGCTGAAAATGCCACCATGCTAAATGATTTTAAACCTGAAGCAGATTCTACATATGCTTTAGTATTTGGTAACGAAGTAAAAGGCGTTGCTCAAGATGTGGTTAGTACTAGCGATGTTGTTATTGAAATTCCTCAATTTGGAACGAAACATTCTCTTAATATTTCGGTAAGTGCTGGAATTGTTATCTGGGATATTTTTAGCAAGTTGAAAAGCTAA
- the mutS gene encoding DNA mismatch repair protein MutS, with product MKQYNAIKAKYPDALLLFRVGDFYETFGEDAIKTAGILGIILTKRGAGSESEIELAGFPHHSINTYLPKLVKAGQRVAICDQLEDPKQTKTIVKRGVTELVTPGVALNDEVLVSKSNNFLCSVYFDKKYIGISFLDISTGEFLTSQGNVEYIDKLLQNFSPSEVLVSKQKRSTFSDTFGDDFHTFYMEDWVYQTDYAYETLIKHFDTKTLKGFGIEDLHEGIIASGSILHYLGETQHNKLQHIASISRIAEDDYVWMDKFTIRNLELYNSTNNNAVTLLNVIDKTISPMGGRLLKRWLALPLKNVEKIKQRHEVVSFLTKENTVLQKIQNHIKLIGDLERLISKVATAKVNPREVIQLKNSLEAIVPIKALASNCNNDSLKIIGDTLQSCEVLREKIKETLNEEAPVNVLKGHSIAAGFSVELDELRGLSKSGKDYLDNMLKRESERTGITSLKIASNNVFGYYIEVRNSHKDKVPEEWIRKQTLVNAERYITEELKEYEAKILGAEDRIQAIEQQLFSELVSWLSQYIKPVQQNAFLVGQLDCLCGFAQLAKDNKYVYPIIDDSFDLDIKDGRHPVIEKQLPIGEAYIANNVFLDRSAQQIIMITGPNMSGKSAILRQTALIVLLAQMGSFVPAKEARIGLVDKIFTRVGASDNISMGESTFMVEMNETASILNNISDRSLVLLDEIGRGTSTYDGISIAWAISEYLHEHPAKPKTLFATHYHELNEMSETFERIKNFNVSVKELKDNVLFLRKLVEGGSEHSFGIHVAKMAGMPQQVLRRANQVLKKLEKSHSSEELTDKVKSIQDEMQLSFFNLDDPLLENIKEEILHIDIDTLTPVEALMKLNEIKRMLVKKK from the coding sequence ATGAAACAGTATAATGCGATTAAGGCTAAATACCCTGATGCTTTGTTGTTATTTCGTGTCGGCGATTTTTATGAAACCTTTGGTGAAGATGCTATTAAAACAGCAGGTATTTTAGGTATTATTTTAACAAAGCGAGGTGCTGGTAGTGAAAGTGAAATTGAGTTAGCAGGGTTTCCGCACCATTCTATAAATACCTATTTACCTAAACTGGTTAAAGCAGGACAGCGCGTTGCCATTTGCGATCAGTTAGAAGACCCAAAACAAACTAAAACCATCGTAAAACGTGGAGTTACCGAATTGGTAACACCTGGAGTTGCTTTAAACGATGAGGTTTTGGTTTCAAAATCTAATAACTTTTTGTGTTCTGTTTATTTTGATAAAAAATATATTGGTATTTCGTTTTTAGATATTTCTACAGGAGAATTTTTAACCTCTCAAGGAAATGTTGAATATATAGATAAGCTATTACAAAACTTTAGTCCGAGTGAGGTCTTGGTTTCTAAACAAAAGCGAAGCACTTTTAGCGACACGTTTGGTGACGATTTCCATACGTTTTATATGGAAGATTGGGTTTACCAGACCGATTATGCATACGAAACTTTAATAAAACATTTTGATACTAAAACCTTAAAAGGTTTTGGTATTGAAGATTTACATGAAGGCATTATTGCATCAGGATCTATTTTACATTATCTAGGCGAAACACAGCATAATAAATTACAACATATTGCTTCTATTTCTAGAATTGCAGAAGATGATTATGTGTGGATGGATAAATTCACTATTAGAAATTTAGAGCTTTATAATTCTACCAATAATAATGCGGTTACCCTTTTAAATGTTATTGATAAAACCATTTCGCCTATGGGCGGACGACTTTTAAAACGTTGGTTAGCGCTGCCTTTAAAAAACGTTGAAAAAATAAAGCAACGCCACGAAGTGGTTAGTTTTTTAACTAAGGAAAATACCGTACTTCAAAAAATTCAAAATCATATTAAGCTTATTGGCGATTTAGAACGGTTAATTTCTAAAGTAGCCACAGCAAAGGTAAATCCGCGTGAAGTTATTCAGCTTAAAAATTCTTTAGAAGCTATTGTGCCTATTAAGGCATTGGCATCAAATTGCAATAACGACTCTTTAAAAATTATTGGAGATACGTTACAAAGTTGTGAAGTGCTTCGCGAAAAGATAAAGGAAACACTTAATGAAGAAGCGCCTGTAAATGTTTTAAAAGGGCATAGTATTGCTGCTGGGTTTTCTGTTGAATTAGATGAATTAAGAGGTTTGTCTAAATCTGGGAAAGATTATCTTGATAACATGCTAAAGCGTGAAAGTGAACGGACAGGTATTACATCACTTAAAATAGCATCTAATAATGTATTTGGATATTATATTGAAGTACGTAATAGCCATAAAGACAAAGTACCAGAAGAATGGATTAGAAAACAAACTTTGGTGAATGCAGAACGTTATATTACCGAAGAACTTAAAGAATACGAAGCCAAAATTTTAGGTGCCGAAGACAGAATTCAAGCCATTGAGCAACAATTATTTTCAGAATTAGTAAGTTGGTTAAGTCAGTATATAAAACCAGTACAACAAAATGCGTTCTTAGTAGGGCAATTAGATTGTTTGTGTGGGTTTGCACAATTAGCAAAAGACAATAAGTATGTGTATCCTATTATCGATGATTCTTTCGATTTAGATATTAAAGATGGTCGACATCCTGTTATTGAAAAACAACTACCAATAGGTGAAGCCTATATTGCTAATAATGTGTTTTTAGATAGAAGTGCTCAGCAAATTATCATGATTACAGGACCTAATATGTCTGGTAAGTCGGCTATTTTGCGCCAAACAGCCTTAATTGTGTTACTCGCTCAAATGGGTAGTTTTGTTCCTGCAAAGGAAGCGAGAATCGGTTTGGTAGATAAAATTTTTACTAGAGTAGGAGCCAGCGATAATATTTCGATGGGAGAATCTACATTTATGGTAGAAATGAATGAAACAGCCTCTATATTAAATAATATTTCAGATAGAAGTTTAGTATTGTTAGATGAAATTGGTCGTGGTACGAGTACTTATGATGGTATTTCTATAGCTTGGGCTATTAGTGAATATTTACATGAACATCCTGCAAAACCGAAAACGCTTTTCGCAACACATTACCACGAGCTTAATGAAATGAGTGAAACATTTGAACGCATTAAAAATTTCAATGTTTCGGTAAAAGAATTAAAAGACAATGTGCTTTTTTTACGGAAGTTAGTTGAAGGAGGCAGCGAGCATAGTTTTGGTATTCATGTGGCAAAAATGGCGGGTATGCCACAACAAGTTTTACGTCGTGCTAATCAAGTTTTAAAGAAATTAGAGAAGTCGCATTCTAGTGAAGAGCTTACAGATAAGGTGAAATCGATACAAGATGAGATGCAACTCAGTTTTTTTAATTTAGACGATCCTTTACTTGAAAATATTAAAGAGGAAATATTACACATTGATATTGATACACTTACGCCCGTTGAAGCGCTAATGAAATTAAATGAAATTAAGCGTATGTTGGTTAAGAAAAAGTGA
- a CDS encoding glycoside hydrolase family 2 TIM barrel-domain containing protein, with protein sequence MPKIKNSILFFLLSLLTNISQVNSQEVFISNTQNRTFTSLNGKWKYVMDPYETGQIGFMPLYKNIKQKDKTDRVEYSFDSAQTLWVPGGWNVQKPELLYYEGSIWYRKTFDKENIAKDKRYYIYLGAANYNSTITFNGEILGEHEGGFTPFCYEVTHLIKKRDNYLIVGVNNTRSKDQIPAKVTDWFNHGGITRDVKLLEVPTAFVSNYFLSLNKSTLNLKTKQIDGSLTLTGGTFSQKVKVIIPELKVNKEIIVDSTGTCNFTISVKNLDLWSPKTPKLYKVSIETETEKINDRIGFRTIDTKGKQILLNGNPVFLKGISLHDENPLRRDRANSIDDAKLVLGWAKQLGCNFIRLAHYPHQENIVRLADEMGIMLWEELPLYWGIEWDNPKVLLKAKKQYTELINRDYNRASSIIWSIANETTPTKARNEFLKAIAEHVKSLDNTRLLSAACKKDQAGDGNPENHYTVSDPIMKYLDIVSFNEYLGWYGGLPEECRKKTITSSANKPIIVSEFGGGALQGFYADKLTRWSEEYQENLYIENLAMFNKIDGLAGMTPWILVDFMSPLRQLPDIQDGWNRKGLISEKGVKKKAFYILQDYYKTK encoded by the coding sequence ATGCCTAAAATTAAAAATTCCATATTATTTTTTTTACTATCATTACTTACAAATATATCTCAAGTAAATAGTCAAGAAGTATTTATTTCCAATACACAAAACAGAACTTTTACCAGTTTAAACGGTAAGTGGAAATATGTAATGGATCCTTATGAAACTGGACAAATTGGTTTTATGCCACTTTATAAAAACATAAAACAAAAGGATAAAACAGACAGAGTGGAATATAGTTTTGATTCTGCACAAACACTTTGGGTTCCTGGAGGTTGGAATGTTCAAAAACCTGAGCTTCTATATTACGAAGGTAGTATATGGTATCGTAAGACTTTTGATAAAGAAAACATTGCTAAAGACAAACGCTATTATATTTACTTAGGGGCTGCCAATTACAATAGTACTATTACTTTTAACGGAGAGATTCTAGGTGAACACGAAGGTGGTTTTACCCCATTTTGCTACGAAGTAACACATCTCATTAAAAAAAGAGACAACTATTTAATAGTAGGAGTAAACAATACCCGCTCGAAAGATCAGATACCAGCAAAAGTTACTGATTGGTTTAACCATGGAGGAATAACACGCGATGTTAAACTATTAGAAGTACCAACTGCATTTGTTTCCAATTATTTTCTGTCACTTAATAAATCGACACTTAATCTCAAAACCAAACAAATTGATGGAAGTTTAACCCTTACAGGAGGAACATTTTCTCAAAAAGTTAAAGTTATTATACCTGAATTAAAAGTTAACAAAGAGATTATTGTTGATTCAACTGGCACTTGTAACTTTACTATTAGTGTTAAAAATCTTGACCTATGGTCTCCAAAAACTCCAAAACTATATAAGGTTTCTATTGAAACTGAAACTGAAAAAATTAATGATAGGATAGGATTTAGAACCATTGATACAAAAGGCAAGCAAATATTATTAAATGGCAATCCTGTATTCTTAAAAGGTATTTCTCTTCATGATGAGAATCCACTTCGTAGAGACAGAGCCAACTCTATAGATGATGCAAAATTGGTCTTAGGATGGGCAAAACAATTAGGATGTAACTTTATTCGTTTAGCACACTACCCACATCAAGAAAACATTGTTAGATTAGCAGACGAAATGGGAATAATGCTTTGGGAAGAATTACCCTTATATTGGGGTATTGAATGGGACAATCCAAAAGTTCTTCTAAAAGCAAAAAAACAATATACCGAGCTTATAAATCGAGACTACAACAGGGCGAGCTCAATTATCTGGTCAATAGCTAATGAAACAACACCAACAAAAGCTCGAAACGAATTCTTAAAAGCGATAGCAGAACATGTCAAATCTTTAGATAATACACGCTTACTAAGTGCTGCCTGTAAAAAAGATCAGGCAGGTGATGGAAATCCTGAAAACCACTATACCGTTAGTGATCCTATTATGAAATATCTCGACATTGTTAGCTTTAATGAATATTTAGGATGGTACGGAGGTTTACCTGAAGAGTGTAGAAAAAAAACAATTACATCAAGTGCTAATAAACCCATAATAGTTAGCGAATTTGGTGGTGGAGCTCTTCAAGGGTTTTATGCAGACAAACTTACCAGATGGAGCGAAGAATATCAAGAAAATTTATATATAGAGAACCTTGCAATGTTTAATAAGATAGATGGATTGGCTGGTATGACTCCTTGGATTTTAGTCGACTTCATGTCTCCCCTTAGACAATTACCAGATATACAAGACGGATGGAACCGAAAAGGTTTAATTTCAGAAAAAGGTGTTAAGAAAAAAGCATTTTACATTCTACAAGACTATTATAAGACAAAGTAA
- a CDS encoding GIY-YIG nuclease family protein yields the protein MKVYYVYILKCSDKTYYTGITSNLTKRTIEHQSGKHPNSYTYKRIPISLEFYAEFTNVELAIQTEKQIKKWSRAKKEALIKNEFEKLPNLAKKKFS from the coding sequence ATGAAAGTATATTATGTTTATATTTTAAAATGTTCTGATAAAACTTACTACACAGGTATAACTTCTAATTTAACAAAGAGAACTATAGAACATCAATCAGGGAAACACCCAAATAGTTATACTTACAAGCGCATACCAATTAGTTTAGAATTTTATGCAGAATTCACGAATGTTGAATTAGCAATACAAACAGAAAAACAAATTAAAAAATGGTCAAGGGCTAAAAAAGAAGCTTTAATTAAAAATGAATTTGAAAAGCTTCCTAACTTAGCAAAAAAGAAGTTTAGTTAA